Within Candidatus Eisenbacteria bacterium, the genomic segment GATCTGGAGCTGCATGCCGCGGGGAGGGTGGGGGGTGAGGGAAGGGGGCAGAGGGCGTCGTTTTCTCGCCGTCCCCGCGTACCGTGGGCGCAGTTGCTGCGCCGGCTGCTGCACGTCGATGCTCTTTCCTGCCCGCGGTGCTCGACGGCGGCGAAGTCGATCCCGATGGTTGTGCTCGCTTTCCTGACCGAGCACAACCATCGGCCCGCCGCAGGCAGCGACCCTACCGAATCACTGCGATCCTGCCCACGCGCGAACGTCCCGCGACTGTGACCCTGAGCGAGTAGATTCCGGAAGGCAGATCCGCGACTTCCAGCCGGATGACATGCTCTCCGGCCGACCGCGATTGACAGATGCGACCGCGGACGGA encodes:
- a CDS encoding T9SS type A sorting domain-containing protein, with the protein product RAFPNPARRDIAVRYRLRGDAEVECELLDLRGRSVRGRICQSRSAGEHVIRLEVADLPSGIYSLRVTVAGRSRVGRIAVIR